Proteins from a genomic interval of Arvicola amphibius chromosome 14, mArvAmp1.2, whole genome shotgun sequence:
- the LOC119801060 gene encoding calcium-activated chloride channel regulator 3A-1-like, with protein sequence MVPGLKVLLLLSLHLLQEAQSSMVHLNNNGYEGVVVAINPSVPEDERLIQSIKEMITQASTYLFEASKRRFYFRNVSILVPMTWKSKSEYLMPKRESYDKADVIVADPYLKHGDDPYTLQYGQCGDRGQYIHFTPNFLLTDNLRIYGPRGRVFVHEWAHLRWGVFDEYNTDQPFYMSRKNILEATRCSTDVSGRNVVQQCRGRSCTARQCRRDSKTGLLEPKCTFFPDKSQTAKDSIMFMQSLDSVVEFCTEKTHNTEAPNLQNKMCNRRSTWDVIKESADFRNASPMEGVEAPPPPAFSLLKSKQRVVCLVLDKSGSMNNDNRLIRMNQAAELYLTQIVEKKSMVGLVTFDQEARIQNYLTKITNSSNYPKITANLPQQASGGTSICSGIKAGFQVITSSSQSTSGSEIILLTDGEDDQISSCFEEVKHSGAVIHTIALGPDAAKELETLSTMTGGLRFYANKDLTALMDAFSGISSSSGSISQRALQLESKALTIAAGQPVNGTVLVDSSVGNDTFFVVTWTAQKPEIVLQDPKGKTYRTSDFKDNELNMHSARLQIPGIAETGTWAYSLSDVIPQSLTVTVTTRARSPTKPPIIATAHMSQDTARYPSPMIVYARVSQGFLPVLGASVTAIIEAENEHKVTLELWDNGAGADTVQNDGIYSRYFTDYHGNGRYSLRVSVQARRNTARLSLRQQSKSLYLPGYIEDGKIIMNPPRPEIQEAEVPVEDFSRLASGGSFTVSGAPPGGNHANVFPPSKVTDLEAEFEGDHIHLTWTAPGKVLDKGKAQRYIIRMSQHFQDLQEDFSNATLVNTAGLIPREAGSKEKFEFKPETLKTGKSTMFYIVIQAINDAGFTSVNSNIAQAVKFVPPEHNVSAWGPNISATPLTIWGLTVIFKYVLN encoded by the exons ATGGTGCCAGGTCTGAAggtccttctgctcctcagccTGCATCTCCTGCAGGAGGCACAGAGCTCCATGGTCCATCTCAACAACAATGGGTACGAGGGAGTGGTCGTTGCAATTAACCCCAGTGTACCAGAAGATGAAAGACTCATCCAAAGCATAAAG GAAATGATAACCCAAGCCTCTACTTACCTGTTTGAAGCCAGCAAAAGAAGATTTTATTTCAGGAATGTAAGCATTTTGGTCCCGATGACCTGGAAGTCAAAATCTGAGTACTTAATGCCGAAACGAGAATCATATGACAAA GCAGATGTCATAGTTGCTGACCCTTATCTGAAACATGGAGATGATCCCTACACACTTCAATATGGACAGTGTGGAGACAGAGGGCAGTACATACACTTCACTCCAAACTTCCTACTGACTGACAATTTACGTATCTATGGACCCCGAG GCAGAGTCTTTGTCCATGAGTGGGCCCATCTCCGGTGGGGAGTATTTGATGAATATAACACAGACCAACCCTTCTACATGTCCAGAAAGAACATTCTCGAAGCAACAAG ATGTTCCACTGACGTTTCTGGCAGAAACGTGGTCCAGCAATGTCGGGGACGCAGCTGCACAGCAAGGCAATGCCGGCGAGATTCAAAGACAGGACTGCTTGAACCAAAATGTACATTTTTCCCAGACAAATCCCAGACTGCCAAGGACTCCATCATGTTCATGCAAAGTCTTGATTCT gtggttGAATTTTGCACAGAAAAAACCCACAATACGGAAGCTCCAAACCTGCAAAATAAAATGTGCAACCGCAGAAGCACGTGGGACGTAATCAAGGAGTCTGCTGATTTCCGGAATGCCTCTCCCATGGAAGGAGTAGAAGCACCGCCTCCACCTGCATTCTCATTGCTGAAGTCCAAACAGCGAGTAGTCTGCTTGGTGCTGGACAAATCTGGAAGTATGAACAAT GATAACCGTCTTATTCGGATGAATCAAGCAGCAGAACTTTATTTGACTCAAATTGTTGAAAAGAAATCTATGGTTGGATTAGTCACATTTGACCAAGAGGCCAGAATCCAAAATtatctaacaaaaataactaacAGTAGTAACTATCCAAAGATCACTGCAAATCTCCCACAGCAAGCTTCGGGTGGAACTTCAATTTGCAGTGGAATTAAAGCAGGATTTCAG GTAATCACTTCCAGTAGCCAAAGTACTTCTGGTTCTGAGATCATATTGCtaacagatggggaagatgatcAAATAAGTTCCTGCTTTGAGGAGGTCAAACACAGTGGTGCCGTCATCCACACCATCGCTCTGGGGCCTGATGCTGCCAAAGAACTGGAGACTCTGTCAACCATGACAG GAGGACTGCGTTTTTATGCCAACAAAGACCTAACTGCCCTGATGGACGCTTTCAGTGGGATTTCATCCAGCAGCGGCAGCATCTCTCAGCGGGCTCTGCAG TTGGAGAGCAAAGCCTTGACTATCGCAGCGGGACAGCCAGTAAATGGTACAGTGCTGGTGGACAGCTCCGTTGGCAACGACACCTTCTTTGTTGTCACCTGGACAGCACAAAAGCCAGAAATCGTTCTTCAAGATCCGAAAGGGAAAACGTACAGAACCTCAGATTTCAAAGACAATGAGCTGAATATGCACTCTGCTCGACTCCAAATACCAGGCATCGCAGAA acaggtacTTGGGCTTACAGTCTCTCAGATGTCATACCTCAGTCGCTAACAGTGACAGTGACCACTCGAGCGAGAAGTCCTACCAAGCCCCCAATAATCGCGACTGCTCACATGAGTCAAGACACAGCGCGATACCCTAGCCCGATGATTGTTTACGCCCGAGTCAGCCAAGGGTTCTTGCCTGTCCTGGGAGCCAGTGTCACTGCCATTATAGAAGCTGAAAATGAACATAAAGTCACACTGGAGCTGTGGGACAACGGGGCAG GTGCTGATACTGTTCAAAATGATGGCATCTACTCAAGATATTTTACAGATTATCATGGAAATGGAAGATACAGCTTGAGAGTGAGTGTCCAGGCAAGAAGAAACACAGCCAGACTAAGTTTAAGACAGCAGAGCAAGTCTTTATATTTGCCTGGCTATATCGAAGATG GCAAAATTATAATGAatccacccagacctgaaatccAAGAAGCGGAAGTGCCCGTGGAAGACTTCAGCAGACTAGCCTCTGGAGGGTCGTTTACCGTGTCTGGAGCGCCCCCTGGTGGCAACCACGCCAATGTGTTTCCACCCAGTAAAGTCACAGATCTGGAGGCCGAGTTTGAAGGAGATCATATCCACCTTACCTGGACGGCCCCTGGCAAGGTCCTCGACAAAGGAAAAG cGCAAAGATACATCATCAGAATGAGTCAGCATTTTCAGGATCTCCAAGAAGATTTTAGCAACGCTACTTTAGTGAATACTGCTGGCCTGATACCTAGAGAAGCTGGCTCAAAAGAAAAGTTTGAATTCAAACCAGAAACTTTGAAAACGGGAAAAAGCACCATGTTCTACATTGTAATTCAGGCCATCAATGACGCCGGTTTCACGTCAGTGAACTCCAACATTGCGCAGGCTGTCAAGTTCGTTCCTCCAGAGCACAATGTCTCTGCATGGGGGCCTAATATTTCTGCCACCCCTCTGACAATTTGGGGGTTaactgtgatttttaaatatgttttaaactaG